Proteins found in one Mucilaginibacter gracilis genomic segment:
- a CDS encoding class I SAM-dependent methyltransferase, giving the protein MTANYDNAAFFYDKLSRLVYGKALINAQLYLLKFVPPNSSVLIVGGGTGWILDELSAIHYSGLAITYVEVSAKMTALAQKRNTGLNKVVFINDAIENTPTAETFDVVITPFLFDNFTEETLEKVFQHIHSQLKPKGLWLCTDFKLTGPLWQKLLLKSMYVFFKILCGIETLKLPAIDKQFSKHGYKTIAAKTFYGKFIMSTIYQRQ; this is encoded by the coding sequence ATGACAGCCAACTACGATAATGCAGCATTTTTTTACGACAAACTATCGCGACTGGTTTATGGCAAGGCATTGATTAACGCCCAACTCTATCTGCTTAAATTCGTACCGCCAAATTCGTCGGTATTAATAGTTGGCGGCGGAACAGGTTGGATACTGGACGAACTATCGGCCATACATTACTCTGGCCTTGCTATTACTTACGTAGAAGTATCTGCAAAAATGACCGCCCTTGCCCAAAAAAGAAACACCGGGCTAAATAAGGTTGTTTTTATTAACGATGCCATAGAAAACACCCCCACTGCGGAAACCTTTGATGTGGTAATAACGCCCTTTCTGTTTGATAACTTTACCGAAGAAACGCTTGAAAAGGTTTTTCAACATATACATAGCCAACTAAAACCAAAAGGCTTGTGGCTATGTACCGATTTTAAGCTAACAGGCCCGTTATGGCAAAAATTACTGCTTAAAAGTATGTACGTATTTTTTAAAATACTATGTGGTATTGAAACATTAAAACTACCGGCAATTGACAAGCAGTTTAGTAAGCACGGCTATAAAACAATAGCTGCAAAAACGTTTTATGGAAAGTTTATCATGTCAACAATTTATCAGAGGCAATAA
- a CDS encoding metallophosphoesterase, which translates to MDSQLITLLLLSAVLIIADSYIFTGVREISKKRKFLRATWFTVFYCTLSVILLVGLFMSIYLKTSIGARAALLMVFFIVWIAKVLFLPFLIAADIRRYFIGKKNKASLTAPKTEGNKPDAIPRSEFLLKAGVLASTLPIASLTYGVISGAYDYTVERHNIYLPNLPKKFDGIKLGQISDIHSGSFYNKKAVLGGVEMLMREKADFIFFTGDLVNKVSTEMKDYQDVFAKVKAPLGVYSALGNHDYGDYSVWPSPAAKKKNLDDLKATHKNMGWDLILNSNRRLKVDGEEIGILGVENWGSMSRFPKYGRVDLALENTDDLPVKLLLSHDPSHWRAQVLNYKQVDMMFSGHTHGMQFGVKAESFNWSPIQYVYKEWAGFYREGNQQLYVNTGYGFLGYPGRVGILPEITIFTLKASPDPALKNTLS; encoded by the coding sequence ATGGATTCACAACTCATCACCCTATTACTCCTATCGGCAGTATTAATTATTGCCGATAGTTATATCTTCACCGGAGTTAGAGAGATATCAAAAAAGCGCAAGTTTTTACGCGCAACCTGGTTTACAGTTTTTTACTGTACGCTTTCGGTGATATTACTTGTAGGGTTGTTTATGAGTATCTACCTAAAAACCTCTATCGGTGCCAGGGCCGCCTTGCTTATGGTATTTTTTATTGTTTGGATAGCCAAGGTATTGTTTTTACCATTTTTAATAGCCGCCGATATTCGCCGCTATTTTATCGGCAAAAAAAACAAGGCATCACTTACCGCACCTAAAACCGAAGGCAACAAACCAGATGCAATTCCCCGGTCGGAGTTTTTATTAAAGGCCGGTGTATTAGCCAGCACGCTGCCCATAGCATCACTTACATATGGTGTAATTTCCGGCGCGTATGATTATACTGTTGAGCGCCATAATATTTACCTGCCTAACCTGCCAAAAAAGTTTGATGGTATTAAACTGGGCCAAATATCCGACATACATTCGGGAAGCTTTTACAACAAAAAAGCTGTTTTAGGCGGTGTTGAAATGTTAATGCGCGAAAAAGCTGATTTCATTTTTTTTACCGGCGACCTGGTGAATAAGGTTAGTACCGAAATGAAGGATTACCAGGATGTGTTTGCCAAGGTTAAAGCACCGCTGGGTGTGTACTCGGCATTAGGCAATCACGATTATGGCGATTACTCGGTTTGGCCAAGCCCCGCCGCCAAGAAGAAAAACCTCGACGATTTAAAAGCCACCCATAAAAATATGGGTTGGGACCTTATATTAAACAGCAACCGCCGCCTAAAAGTTGATGGCGAAGAGATAGGTATTTTAGGTGTTGAAAACTGGGGCAGCATGAGCCGTTTCCCTAAATATGGCCGGGTTGACCTTGCACTTGAAAACACCGACGACCTTCCTGTTAAGTTACTGCTTTCGCACGATCCTTCGCACTGGCGGGCACAGGTTTTAAACTACAAACAGGTTGATATGATGTTTTCGGGCCATACCCACGGTATGCAGTTTGGTGTTAAGGCCGAAAGCTTTAACTGGAGCCCAATACAATATGTTTATAAAGAGTGGGCAGGTTTTTACCGCGAGGGCAACCAGCAGCTTTATGTAAATACAGGTTACGGCTTTTTAGGCTACCCGGGCCGTGTTGGAATATTACCCGAAATAACGATATTTACACTCAAAGCCTCACCAGATCCTGCCTTAAAAAACACGCTGTCGTAA
- a CDS encoding sensor histidine kinase, translating to MTIKENIYRKNFSLIIAFVVLISAILVAALLIAYGLTRKYVENEFSSDKIDVLEKTTSPYYDFFQNKIPEITAYQGFLNETSASKYADSVFNNYPFVKSIDFYHFNISNRSKNATLNRGNLSITVHNVYNFVPVNSFNVKNVKVSRDKNVEDFKAMALKLSGFIEIADTTRAPTADELFKFFYDIKPNKISYINNPRREEIKRYKDLLTSISPSSVYQQDMMTFYLSPFSMAIKNTHPELYEHISIRPVVYDPLDNGDTEAFTEIALPGAFSDYKLVFQSNKTFIVKETVRRFLPVTGLVLAVYLFIVVIGWLIYRNLNVNHKMFKLQYDFINNFTHEFKTPVSVIKIAGSNLRSDNQLTDRQRMHYGKILDEEADKLNDLMNKLLSFTQLENKSIHLKKETIELEEFVQKYIDTFKIKYPLFKLTYEVINVKRFESDPVLLGSIFQNMIDNAYKYSPPERKEMHIVVERYRKELILRFKDKGIGIPKNEMKNIFKKFYRIESLYNQNGSVGLGLAFCKELVNFMNGEITVTSKVNEGSEFTVILPY from the coding sequence ATGACGATAAAGGAAAACATATACCGTAAAAACTTTTCGCTGATAATTGCATTTGTAGTGCTTATATCGGCTATTTTGGTGGCGGCGCTGTTAATTGCCTATGGGCTTACCCGCAAGTATGTAGAGAACGAATTTTCGTCGGATAAGATTGACGTGCTGGAAAAAACCACATCACCTTACTACGATTTTTTTCAGAACAAGATACCCGAAATAACGGCTTACCAGGGTTTTTTAAACGAAACTTCGGCGTCAAAATACGCCGATTCGGTTTTTAACAATTACCCCTTTGTTAAAAGTATTGATTTTTACCATTTCAATATCAGCAACCGCAGTAAAAACGCAACATTAAACAGGGGAAACCTAAGTATAACGGTGCACAATGTTTATAATTTTGTACCTGTTAATAGCTTTAATGTAAAAAACGTTAAGGTAAGTCGTGATAAAAATGTGGAAGATTTTAAGGCGATGGCCCTTAAATTAAGCGGCTTTATTGAAATTGCTGATACAACACGGGCACCTACCGCCGACGAACTTTTTAAGTTTTTTTATGATATAAAGCCCAACAAAATAAGCTACATCAACAACCCGCGGCGCGAAGAGATTAAGCGGTATAAAGACTTGCTAACCAGCATAAGCCCATCATCGGTATATCAGCAGGATATGATGACCTTTTACCTTAGCCCCTTTAGCATGGCCATCAAAAACACGCACCCGGAGTTGTATGAACACATTAGTATACGGCCTGTTGTTTACGATCCGCTTGATAATGGCGATACCGAGGCATTCACCGAGATTGCATTGCCGGGAGCGTTTTCCGACTATAAATTGGTTTTTCAATCAAACAAAACCTTTATTGTTAAAGAAACCGTGCGCAGGTTTTTGCCCGTAACCGGCCTGGTGCTGGCCGTATATTTATTTATTGTGGTTATTGGCTGGCTTATTTACCGTAACCTTAACGTTAACCACAAAATGTTTAAGCTACAGTACGATTTTATTAACAACTTTACCCACGAGTTTAAAACGCCCGTGAGCGTAATAAAAATTGCAGGCTCAAATTTGCGCAGCGATAACCAACTTACCGACAGGCAACGCATGCACTATGGTAAAATTTTGGATGAAGAAGCCGATAAGCTTAACGACCTGATGAACAAATTACTATCGTTTACGCAGTTGGAAAATAAATCGATACATTTAAAGAAAGAAACTATTGAGCTTGAAGAGTTTGTACAAAAGTATATTGATACTTTTAAAATAAAATATCCGCTTTTTAAATTGACTTATGAGGTGATAAACGTTAAGCGTTTTGAGAGCGACCCGGTATTGCTGGGCAGTATTTTTCAAAACATGATAGATAATGCCTATAAGTATTCGCCGCCCGAGCGTAAAGAAATGCATATTGTTGTTGAGCGATACCGAAAAGAGCTTATTTTACGTTTTAAGGATAAAGGTATAGGTATCCCTAAAAACGAAATGAAAAATATATTTAAAAAGTTTTACCGTATAGAAAGCCTTTATAACCAAAACGGAAGCGTTGGCCTTGGTTTGGCTTTTTGTAAGGAACTTGTTAATTTTATGAACGGCGAAATAACCGTTACCAGTAAGGTTAACGAAGGCTCGGAATTTACCGTTATACTACCATATTAA
- a CDS encoding vWA domain-containing protein codes for MRGYGFSKYTPQQINKGGFDELLKLFMELLNYTAGDAGEALQWMNELDKQYKLTNDKYGMGDFIDDLKNKGYLNEDQQSGEFNITAKAEQSIRQSALEEIFGKLKKSGKGNHRTPQSGQGDEKNSERREFQFGDSLDQIDMTQSVHNAQINHGIDDFHLTERDLEVEEMDFKTLTSTVLMIDISHSMILYGEDRITPAKKVAMALAELIRTKYPKDTLDIVVFGNDAWPISLKDLPYLQVGPYHTNTYAGLELATDILRRRKTHNKQIFMITDGKPTCLKEGTKYYKNSIGLDRKVVNKTLNMAAQCKRLKIPITTFMIAKDPYLQQFVRDFTETNGGKAFYSSLNGLGEYIFEDYIRNRRRTVR; via the coding sequence ATGCGTGGTTACGGGTTTTCAAAATACACACCTCAGCAAATAAACAAGGGCGGTTTTGACGAGCTGCTTAAACTGTTTATGGAGTTGCTCAATTATACAGCGGGCGATGCTGGTGAAGCTTTGCAGTGGATGAACGAGCTGGACAAGCAATACAAATTAACCAATGACAAATATGGCATGGGCGATTTTATTGACGACCTGAAAAACAAAGGCTATTTGAACGAAGACCAGCAAAGCGGCGAATTTAACATCACCGCAAAGGCCGAGCAAAGCATTCGCCAGTCGGCATTGGAAGAGATTTTCGGCAAGCTCAAAAAATCGGGAAAAGGCAATCACCGCACGCCTCAATCGGGCCAGGGCGATGAGAAAAACTCCGAGCGGCGCGAGTTTCAGTTTGGCGATAGTTTGGACCAGATAGATATGACACAATCTGTGCATAACGCGCAGATCAATCATGGCATAGATGATTTCCACCTTACCGAACGCGATTTGGAGGTAGAAGAAATGGACTTTAAAACCCTAACCTCTACCGTGCTGATGATTGATATATCGCACTCCATGATACTTTACGGCGAAGACAGGATAACACCCGCCAAAAAAGTTGCAATGGCTTTAGCCGAACTTATCCGTACCAAATACCCTAAAGATACCTTAGATATTGTGGTATTTGGTAATGATGCCTGGCCCATAAGTTTAAAAGATTTGCCATACCTGCAAGTGGGCCCATACCATACCAATACCTACGCCGGTTTAGAACTGGCTACCGATATTTTGCGCCGCCGTAAAACGCACAACAAGCAAATATTTATGATTACCGATGGTAAACCAACCTGCTTAAAAGAGGGCACCAAATATTACAAAAACAGCATCGGGCTCGACAGGAAGGTGGTAAACAAAACACTTAACATGGCTGCACAATGTAAACGCCTAAAAATACCGATCACCACGTTTATGATAGCTAAGGACCCGTATCTGCAACAGTTTGTACGCGATTTTACCGAAACAAACGGTGGCAAGGCATTTTACAGTTCGCTAAACGGTTTAGGCGAATACATTTTTGAAGATTATATCAGAAATAGAAGAAGAACAGTGAGGTAA
- a CDS encoding S9 family peptidase has product MLNSFKHLFLIALIIGVCSCNNKSAKQIPIGDFFNLPDKGNFHISPDGKYISYLKRVNGKQNIYVQTLADGKERMTTSFVDYPVRDYFWTFNNQIILTKNMFEQNKFQMIGIDAATMQTRVLLDAPKVNFRLLNRNRNNPDMITFSMNKRDSAAIDVYRMNTKTGELTMYIKNPGNITEWFTDADGKIRLAKASDGVNETVLFRQNDESKFKPIIVNNFKNQVRPIAFSGKKDWFYALSNVNRDKTALVEINAENGKEENVVYSNANADIEDVVYSKTKHRLDMVWWQDAKPQRHYLDKDAEIIYNNLLKQLPDNEINVVDKDSSETRLLISASSDRNPGSYYLYSTVDKKLDKISDQNTKINPADLCEMKPISFNASDGTLINGYLTLPANKAGTNLPIVVIPHSDPWRRNSWGYSAEVQFLANRGYGVFQVNYRGSTGYGKAFYSAGFKQVGGKMQDDITDGVKWLIAQKIANPKQIAIYGSGFGGFSALYGVSFHPGLYNCVAVQSALISFFAFVKDVPPFFKPYLSMIYEKVGNPETDADMFRAISPVFNTDKIKVPMLIYQNANDPRANVSELNQFVRELKKRKVSVDYKLINKTKGGDRSQRERGRLQMYTELEKFLDINLLGKK; this is encoded by the coding sequence ATGTTAAACAGCTTTAAACATCTTTTTTTAATTGCATTAATAATTGGCGTATGCTCGTGCAATAATAAATCGGCGAAGCAAATTCCGATAGGCGATTTTTTTAATCTGCCGGATAAGGGCAATTTCCATATTTCGCCCGATGGTAAGTACATCTCATACCTCAAACGCGTTAACGGCAAACAGAATATCTATGTGCAAACGCTGGCCGATGGCAAAGAACGAATGACGACGTCGTTTGTAGATTATCCCGTTCGCGATTATTTTTGGACGTTTAACAACCAAATCATCCTTACCAAAAACATGTTTGAGCAAAACAAGTTTCAAATGATTGGTATTGATGCAGCAACCATGCAGACGCGCGTTTTACTTGATGCGCCAAAAGTAAACTTCAGGCTGCTAAACCGTAACCGCAATAACCCGGATATGATAACCTTTAGCATGAACAAAAGGGATTCGGCGGCTATTGACGTTTACCGCATGAACACCAAAACCGGTGAATTAACCATGTACATTAAAAACCCCGGCAACATTACGGAGTGGTTTACCGATGCCGACGGAAAGATAAGATTGGCAAAAGCATCCGACGGGGTAAACGAAACCGTGCTTTTTAGGCAAAACGATGAATCGAAATTTAAGCCCATTATTGTAAATAATTTTAAAAACCAGGTAAGGCCCATCGCCTTTTCGGGAAAAAAGGATTGGTTTTATGCCCTGTCAAACGTAAATAGAGACAAAACTGCGCTTGTTGAAATAAACGCCGAAAACGGCAAGGAAGAAAACGTTGTGTACAGCAACGCTAATGCCGATATTGAAGACGTGGTTTACTCTAAAACAAAGCACCGGCTGGATATGGTTTGGTGGCAGGATGCAAAACCCCAAAGGCATTATTTAGATAAGGATGCCGAAATTATTTACAACAACCTGCTAAAGCAATTGCCCGATAACGAGATTAATGTTGTTGATAAGGATAGCTCCGAAACCCGTTTATTGATTAGTGCTTCCAGCGATCGTAACCCGGGTTCGTATTACCTTTACTCAACGGTTGATAAAAAGCTGGATAAAATATCCGATCAAAACACAAAAATAAACCCGGCTGATTTGTGCGAAATGAAACCCATTTCGTTTAATGCAAGCGATGGAACTTTAATAAACGGCTATTTAACGCTGCCTGCAAATAAAGCGGGTACTAATTTACCTATAGTGGTAATACCGCACAGCGACCCATGGCGGCGCAATAGCTGGGGCTATAGTGCCGAAGTACAGTTTTTGGCTAATCGTGGCTATGGGGTTTTCCAGGTTAACTATCGCGGCTCAACCGGTTACGGTAAGGCGTTTTACAGCGCCGGTTTTAAACAGGTAGGCGGCAAAATGCAAGACGATATTACCGATGGCGTAAAATGGCTTATAGCGCAAAAGATAGCCAACCCCAAACAAATAGCTATATACGGTTCGGGTTTTGGCGGGTTTTCGGCTTTATATGGCGTTTCGTTTCATCCGGGTTTGTATAACTGCGTGGCCGTGCAAAGCGCACTCATTAGCTTTTTTGCCTTTGTGAAGGATGTGCCGCCTTTTTTTAAACCTTACCTTAGTATGATATACGAAAAGGTAGGTAACCCCGAAACAGATGCCGATATGTTTAGGGCCATTTCGCCGGTATTTAATACCGATAAAATTAAGGTGCCGATGTTGATTTACCAAAACGCAAACGACCCGCGCGCCAACGTTAGCGAACTTAACCAGTTTGTTAGGGAGTTAAAAAAGAGAAAGGTTAGCGTAGATTACAAATTGATTAATAAAACCAAAGGCGGTGACCGAAGTCAGCGCGAACGGGGCCGGCTACAAATGTATACCGAACTTGAAAAGTTTTTAGATATTAACCTGCTGGGAAAAAAATAA
- a CDS encoding YfiT family bacillithiol transferase: protein MSNEALDSQKYPIGKFTAPASYTQQQMLQWIDDIKTLPGRLHQALMGLTETQMDTPYRPGGWTIRQVVHHVADSHANAFIRLKWALTEENPTIKAYEEGEWALLPDYKLPIEPTLRMLEGLHLRWVAILETLDDDQWNRTFVHPASGEVIPVRKLLGLYAWHGNHHLAHINGVKF, encoded by the coding sequence ATGAGCAACGAAGCACTTGATTCTCAAAAATACCCTATCGGTAAATTTACCGCGCCAGCATCATACACCCAGCAACAAATGCTGCAATGGATTGACGATATCAAAACCTTACCGGGAAGATTGCACCAAGCTTTGATGGGCTTAACCGAAACCCAAATGGATACCCCATACCGCCCCGGCGGCTGGACCATAAGGCAGGTTGTACACCATGTTGCCGATAGCCACGCTAACGCTTTTATCCGCTTAAAATGGGCATTAACAGAAGAAAACCCAACCATTAAAGCCTACGAAGAAGGCGAATGGGCACTTCTCCCCGATTACAAACTACCTATTGAGCCTACCCTACGCATGTTGGAAGGCTTGCACCTACGCTGGGTAGCCATACTCGAAACGTTAGATGACGACCAATGGAACCGCACCTTCGTACATCCCGCAAGTGGCGAAGTGATACCAGTGCGTAAACTCTTGGGTTTGTATGCATGGCACGGCAACCATCATTTAGCGCATATTAATGGGGTTAAGTTTTGA
- a CDS encoding sigma 54-interacting transcriptional regulator, giving the protein MSTPQIKTLGELKKSGYVSRSVKEELRENLITQLQKQEGGFEGIIGYEDTVIPDLQTAILSRHNILLLGLRGQAKTRIARLLINLLDEYVPYIEGSELYDDPLNPISWFGHNEVTAKGDLTPIAWLHRSDRYTEKLATPDVTVADLIGDVDPIKAATLKLTYSDERVLHFGLIPRAHRGIFVINELPDLQARIQVSLFNILQEKDIQIRGFKLRLPLDIQFVFTANPEDYTNRGSIVTPLKDRIESQILTHYPRSVEISRKITQQEASISPQQKVAIEADGLVKNLIEQIAFEARNSEYIDKKSGVSARLTISAYENLISNAERRMIINKEKSTFVHISDFLGVIPAITGKIELVYEGELEGPAKVANILVGKAIKTLLLQYFPDPEKAKKSKAKNPYIEVINWFGNGNSLALIDGLPLQEYKKLLNSITGLKDIVKQFHPKLTENQQLLLMEFILHGLAEFSQLNKGFLDNGFAFSDMFNSLFNLQPDEDDNEDDRY; this is encoded by the coding sequence ATGAGCACACCCCAAATAAAAACATTAGGCGAACTAAAAAAGAGTGGTTACGTAAGCCGCTCGGTTAAAGAAGAATTGCGCGAAAACCTCATCACCCAATTGCAAAAGCAGGAAGGTGGTTTTGAAGGCATCATTGGTTACGAAGACACCGTTATTCCCGATTTGCAAACGGCAATACTATCGCGCCACAACATTTTATTGCTGGGCTTACGCGGACAAGCAAAAACACGTATTGCACGTTTGCTGATTAACCTTTTAGATGAGTATGTACCTTACATAGAAGGCTCGGAATTGTACGACGATCCGTTAAACCCAATATCGTGGTTTGGCCATAACGAGGTTACCGCTAAAGGCGATTTAACTCCGATAGCATGGCTGCACCGCTCAGACCGATATACCGAAAAACTGGCAACTCCTGATGTTACCGTTGCCGATTTAATTGGTGATGTTGACCCTATAAAAGCTGCCACCTTAAAGCTAACCTATTCGGACGAGCGGGTACTGCACTTTGGTTTGATACCACGCGCGCACCGCGGCATTTTTGTAATTAACGAATTGCCCGATTTGCAAGCGCGCATACAGGTATCCCTGTTTAATATTCTGCAAGAAAAAGATATCCAGATACGTGGCTTTAAACTGCGTCTGCCTTTAGATATTCAGTTTGTATTTACCGCCAACCCCGAAGATTATACCAACCGTGGTTCGATAGTTACGCCGCTGAAAGACCGCATAGAGAGCCAGATATTAACACACTATCCGCGCAGCGTCGAAATTTCGCGTAAAATTACCCAGCAGGAAGCTTCTATATCGCCGCAGCAAAAAGTTGCCATTGAAGCCGACGGCCTGGTTAAAAACCTGATAGAGCAAATTGCCTTTGAGGCGCGCAACTCCGAATACATCGATAAAAAATCGGGTGTATCAGCACGCTTAACTATTTCGGCTTACGAAAACCTGATAAGCAATGCCGAGCGCCGGATGATTATCAACAAAGAAAAATCAACCTTTGTACACATCAGTGATTTTTTGGGTGTTATCCCGGCCATCACCGGCAAAATAGAATTGGTTTACGAGGGCGAGCTGGAAGGCCCCGCCAAGGTTGCCAATATTTTGGTAGGCAAAGCTATTAAAACCCTCCTGCTCCAATACTTCCCCGATCCCGAAAAGGCCAAAAAATCGAAAGCTAAAAACCCATATATAGAGGTTATTAACTGGTTTGGTAACGGCAATTCGCTGGCGCTGATAGACGGTTTGCCTTTACAGGAATACAAAAAATTGCTAAACTCGATAACCGGATTAAAGGATATTGTAAAACAATTTCATCCCAAACTAACCGAAAACCAGCAATTGCTGCTGATGGAGTTTATTTTGCATGGTTTGGCCGAGTTTTCGCAGTTAAACAAGGGCTTCCTTGATAACGGTTTTGCTTTTTCGGACATGTTTAACAGCTTATTTAATTTACAACCCGACGAAGACGATAACGAGGACGACCGCTATTAA
- a CDS encoding response regulator transcription factor produces the protein MNKEIKIALVEDDENLRFLVAERLELEGYKVLEAADGIEAEKMILAEMPHIVLLDWMLPGKQGSEVCTAIRDKGFDKLVIMMTAKAQDVDKIEAYQFGVSDYITKPFNMDVLVAMIDNKIKFTLNSDKTESHKFANMEHHPNTHTLLKDGKKIELTILENRILLYFLKNKNKVINREELMMEVWGYNADVNTRTLDMHIVRLRKKIENNPDSPQYLQTVRGIGYKFVHE, from the coding sequence ATGAACAAAGAGATAAAAATTGCCTTAGTTGAAGACGATGAGAATTTGAGGTTTTTGGTTGCCGAACGTTTGGAACTGGAAGGTTACAAGGTTTTAGAGGCTGCCGACGGTATTGAGGCCGAAAAAATGATACTGGCCGAAATGCCCCATATTGTTTTGCTTGACTGGATGCTGCCCGGCAAACAAGGATCGGAGGTGTGTACGGCAATTCGCGATAAGGGGTTTGATAAACTGGTTATTATGATGACCGCCAAAGCGCAGGATGTTGATAAGATAGAAGCCTACCAATTTGGCGTGTCGGACTATATTACCAAGCCATTTAACATGGATGTATTGGTGGCCATGATTGATAATAAAATTAAGTTTACGCTAAACAGCGATAAAACCGAATCGCATAAGTTTGCCAATATGGAGCACCATCCTAATACGCACACGTTGCTTAAAGATGGTAAAAAGATTGAGCTAACGATATTAGAGAACCGTATTTTATTATACTTTTTAAAGAATAAAAACAAGGTAATTAACCGTGAAGAACTGATGATGGAAGTTTGGGGCTACAACGCCGACGTAAATACCCGCACCCTTGATATGCACATTGTACGTTTACGCAAAAAGATAGAAAACAACCCCGATTCGCCGCAATACCTGCAAACTGTTAGGGGTATTGGGTATAAGTTTGTGCATGAGTAG
- a CDS encoding UbiA prenyltransferase family protein — MRKLFTSFLDLVLFGNLFMALCTVAQAMVTLHLIGSKPVYPLLLLLFSSTLFIYNICIFLTRPAHPQRSSYRRIRWFFAHNRLMVALTLVSVLVLFFVFLLLSLKSQLLLISLGILSVGYCLPIFSKGQQKFGLRNIPGIKSALIALVWTLSCVLLPIFEAEKTYHITISTADIFLLIAKRFLFIAALTIPFDIRDLFHDTQNGLKTIPVIFGEKGAYLFCQLLLTGYIVLLFMFKGNGFSRDFFALTLTTLLMGWLIFKSKWEKNEYYYFFLMDGVLILQYVLLMAFTLI; from the coding sequence ATGAGAAAACTCTTCACCTCGTTTCTTGATCTGGTATTATTCGGCAACCTGTTTATGGCACTTTGTACCGTAGCACAGGCAATGGTAACCCTGCACCTTATTGGCAGCAAACCCGTTTATCCGTTGCTGTTGCTCCTGTTTTCGTCTACATTGTTTATCTACAATATCTGTATCTTTTTAACCCGGCCTGCTCATCCGCAACGCTCATCGTACAGGCGCATCCGTTGGTTTTTTGCCCATAACAGGTTAATGGTGGCATTAACTCTGGTATCGGTATTGGTATTGTTTTTTGTGTTTTTGCTGTTGTCGCTCAAGTCGCAACTGTTGCTTATAAGTCTCGGCATTTTATCGGTGGGTTATTGCCTGCCTATATTCTCCAAAGGCCAGCAAAAATTTGGCTTACGCAATATACCCGGCATTAAATCGGCCTTGATAGCTTTAGTTTGGACGCTGAGCTGCGTTTTACTACCCATATTTGAAGCCGAAAAAACATATCACATCACCATATCAACCGCCGATATTTTTTTATTAATAGCCAAGCGCTTCCTGTTTATTGCGGCGTTAACTATTCCGTTTGATATTCGCGATCTGTTTCACGATACCCAAAACGGCTTAAAAACCATTCCCGTTATTTTCGGCGAAAAAGGTGCTTACCTTTTTTGCCAGTTATTGCTAACCGGCTATATTGTATTGCTTTTTATGTTTAAAGGGAATGGTTTTAGTCGCGATTTTTTTGCGCTAACCCTAACCACACTTTTAATGGGTTGGCTTATATTTAAATCTAAATGGGAAAAGAACGAGTATTACTATTTTTTTTTAATGGATGGTGTACTCATTCTGCAGTACGTTTTACTGATGGCCTTTACCCTAATATAA